The following are from one region of the Cyanobium gracile PCC 6307 genome:
- a CDS encoding DUF3352 domain-containing protein, with protein MKARPFLAVLLALVLVVFGLGLGGWWLVWQRSALRLQRLPLEVPRAARFVPRDAPFSLHLFTDGDQPLDYARAVAPPRQRRQAAEAVGRLRDGAFAAAGLDYGTELSSWLAAPVGLALFEADTGGAAGATRRGGWLLVLGSRDDGGARRFLQRFWQTRSLAGTDLQISTYRGLGLISGRGALLGRTPMPLATALVDDDLVLIASGRGVLEQALDVSQIDELNQAGQPGFQEGLRRLGTGAALVQAAPDALERWLGLPLPAAADQRPGGLLLALRPDGRSLRLSGLLELPPQTTLPQVGADDDLGRALRAALRRPSASLALVQDPAAIAAIPLLQPLLTRMAGGAGAAGSLPALVVASDGGPLLAAASGERWLLGTAADRPEAAAVEASLAADGLIAAPLEVEGRSLLVWTRLRAGPTRRDGRAEQLQAPLLGWRWQRGDLAWWGESLGQLESLEGPGSKGAPQPQDPLEALAAPGAALQWALDGPPARDLLASWQPWQRLTALAGGPLSDPVVGLALALTGESGGLTVDARLDFGDS; from the coding sequence ATGAAGGCCCGCCCATTCCTGGCGGTGCTGCTGGCCCTGGTGCTGGTGGTGTTCGGTCTGGGGCTCGGTGGCTGGTGGCTGGTGTGGCAGCGCAGTGCCCTGCGTCTCCAGCGGCTGCCGCTGGAGGTGCCGCGGGCGGCCCGGTTCGTGCCACGGGACGCCCCGTTCAGCCTCCATCTGTTCACCGATGGCGACCAGCCCCTCGACTACGCCAGGGCCGTCGCCCCGCCCCGCCAGCGACGCCAGGCGGCGGAGGCGGTCGGCCGGCTGCGCGACGGGGCCTTCGCCGCGGCCGGTCTCGACTACGGGACGGAGCTGAGCTCCTGGCTGGCGGCACCGGTGGGCCTGGCCCTGTTCGAGGCCGATACCGGCGGCGCGGCGGGAGCCACCCGGCGGGGGGGCTGGCTGCTGGTGCTGGGGAGCCGGGACGACGGCGGCGCCCGCCGCTTTCTGCAGCGTTTCTGGCAGACCCGCAGCCTGGCGGGTACGGATCTCCAGATCAGCACCTACCGGGGCCTAGGGCTGATCAGCGGCCGTGGTGCCCTGCTGGGCCGGACGCCGATGCCCCTGGCCACGGCCCTGGTGGATGACGACCTCGTCCTGATCGCCTCGGGCCGGGGGGTGCTGGAGCAGGCCCTCGACGTGTCCCAGATCGACGAGCTCAACCAGGCCGGCCAGCCCGGCTTCCAGGAGGGGCTGCGGCGGCTGGGCACCGGGGCCGCCCTGGTGCAGGCGGCCCCGGACGCCCTGGAGCGCTGGCTGGGGCTGCCGCTGCCGGCGGCGGCCGACCAGCGGCCCGGCGGGCTGCTGCTGGCCCTGCGGCCCGACGGCCGCAGCCTGCGGCTCTCGGGCCTGCTGGAGCTGCCGCCGCAGACGACGCTGCCCCAGGTCGGTGCCGACGACGACCTGGGCCGGGCCCTGCGGGCCGCCCTGCGCCGCCCCTCCGCCAGCCTCGCCCTGGTGCAGGACCCCGCCGCCATCGCCGCCATTCCGCTGCTGCAGCCGTTGCTGACCCGCATGGCCGGTGGAGCCGGGGCGGCGGGGTCCCTGCCCGCGCTGGTGGTGGCGTCCGACGGGGGGCCCCTGCTGGCGGCCGCCAGCGGTGAGCGCTGGCTGCTCGGCACGGCGGCCGACCGGCCGGAGGCGGCGGCCGTCGAGGCCTCCCTGGCGGCCGATGGTCTGATCGCCGCTCCCCTGGAGGTGGAGGGCCGTTCGTTGCTGGTCTGGACGCGGCTGCGGGCCGGCCCCACCCGCCGCGACGGCAGGGCCGAGCAGTTGCAGGCCCCCCTGCTGGGCTGGCGCTGGCAGCGGGGCGACCTGGCCTGGTGGGGGGAGTCTCTGGGGCAGCTGGAGAGCCTCGAGGGGCCCGGGTCGAAGGGCGCTCCACAACCCCAGGATCCGCTGGAGGCCCTGGCCGCCCCCGGGGCTGCCCTGCAGTGGGCCCTCGATGGTCCGCCGGCCCGCGACCTGCTGGCCTCGTGGCAGCCGTGGCAGCGCCTCACCGCCCTGGCCGGCGGACCCCTCAGTGACCCGGTGGTGGGGCTGGCCCTGGCCCTGACCGGGGAGTCCGGGGGCCTGACCGTGGACGCGCGACTCGACTTCGGGGACTCCTGA
- the trpB gene encoding tryptophan synthase subunit beta encodes MTSTAPTRSADPAELQPSVRPDGLGRFGPFGGQYVPETLMPALAELEAAAAEAWADPAFTARLNHLLRTYVGRPTPLYEAERLSEHYRRPEGGPRLWLKREDLNHTGAHKINNALGQALLALRMGKKRIIAETGAGQHGVATATVCARFGLECVIYMGAEDMRRQALNVFRMRLLGATVQPVTAGTATLKDATSEAIRDWVTNVESTHYILGSVAGPHPYPMLVRDFHAVIGQEARSQCLEAFGRLPDVLIACVGGGSNAMGLFHPFVEDASVRLIGVEAAGEGVATGRHAATITEGRVGVLHGAMSLLLQDDEGQVQEAHSISAGLDYPGVGPEHSYLRQIGRAEYAAVTDAQALEALQRVSELEGIIPALETAHAFAWLESLCPTLAPGTEVVLNLSGRGDKDVNTVAEKLGDGLVG; translated from the coding sequence GTGACCAGCACCGCCCCAACCCGCAGCGCCGATCCTGCCGAGCTGCAGCCGTCGGTTCGTCCGGATGGCCTGGGCCGTTTCGGCCCCTTCGGAGGGCAGTACGTCCCCGAAACGCTGATGCCGGCCCTGGCGGAACTGGAGGCGGCCGCCGCCGAGGCCTGGGCCGATCCCGCCTTCACCGCCCGGCTGAATCACCTGCTGCGCACCTACGTAGGCCGGCCCACCCCCCTCTATGAGGCCGAGCGGCTCAGCGAGCACTACCGCCGGCCGGAGGGGGGGCCGCGCCTGTGGCTGAAGCGCGAGGACCTCAACCACACCGGTGCCCACAAGATCAACAACGCCCTGGGCCAGGCCCTGCTGGCGCTGCGGATGGGCAAGAAGCGGATCATCGCCGAAACCGGCGCCGGCCAGCACGGCGTGGCCACGGCCACGGTCTGCGCCCGCTTCGGGCTGGAGTGCGTCATCTACATGGGCGCCGAGGACATGCGCCGCCAGGCCCTGAACGTGTTCCGCATGCGGCTGCTGGGGGCCACGGTGCAGCCAGTGACCGCCGGCACCGCCACCCTCAAGGACGCCACCAGCGAAGCCATCCGCGACTGGGTCACCAACGTGGAGAGCACCCACTACATCCTCGGCTCGGTGGCCGGCCCGCACCCCTACCCGATGCTGGTACGGGATTTCCACGCCGTGATCGGCCAGGAGGCCCGGAGCCAGTGCCTGGAGGCCTTCGGCCGGCTGCCGGATGTGTTGATCGCCTGCGTGGGCGGCGGCTCCAATGCCATGGGGCTGTTCCATCCCTTCGTGGAGGATGCCTCCGTGCGCCTGATCGGGGTGGAGGCGGCCGGCGAGGGCGTGGCCACCGGTCGCCATGCCGCCACCATCACCGAAGGCCGGGTGGGGGTGCTGCACGGTGCCATGAGCCTGCTGCTGCAGGACGACGAGGGCCAGGTGCAGGAGGCCCACTCGATCAGTGCCGGCCTCGACTACCCCGGCGTGGGCCCGGAGCACAGCTACCTGCGCCAGATCGGCCGGGCCGAGTACGCCGCCGTCACCGATGCCCAGGCCCTGGAGGCCCTGCAGCGGGTGAGCGAACTGGAGGGCATCATCCCGGCGCTGGAGACGGCCCACGCCTTCGCCTGGCTGGAGTCGCTCTGCCCCACCCTGGCCCCCGGCACCGAAGTGGTGCTCAACCTCTCCGGCCGCGGCGACAAGGACGTCAACACGGTGGCGGAGAAGCTGGGCGACGGGCTGGTGGGGTAG
- a CDS encoding HrcA family transcriptional regulator — protein sequence MDTLPRRQQEVLRATVRHYVDTVEPVGSHTLVRRFGLPASPATVRTAMGALEQRGLLTQPHTSAGRIPSQRGYRLYVDQLLPAPGAAALQLERELAGISLQWAALDDLLLHLARRLADLTGLLSLITRPQRPSPLLQAVRLVPSGDRLLVFLVQGPDFSTSLNLRLGAGLEEELPILERWSNQQLRAGGDGRIPWERLPAELRRSGGLLRQALDSHGRIRSEELDAVVAAGLGGLLAQPEFRHTSSLLPVVQLVEHGPRALLGITGAQDPVATDAIWIGTEHPHAALGQCSVVQATYRTGHGGRGQVGLVGPMRMAYATARAAVQSVASILERLLS from the coding sequence TTGGACACGCTGCCGCGCCGACAACAGGAGGTCCTCCGGGCCACGGTGCGGCACTACGTGGACACCGTCGAACCCGTGGGCAGCCACACGCTAGTGCGGCGTTTCGGGCTGCCAGCCAGCCCCGCCACGGTGCGGACGGCCATGGGGGCCCTCGAGCAGCGCGGCCTGCTGACCCAGCCCCACACCTCCGCCGGCCGGATCCCCAGCCAGCGGGGCTACCGCCTTTACGTCGATCAGCTGCTGCCGGCCCCGGGGGCCGCCGCCCTGCAGCTGGAGCGCGAGCTGGCCGGCATTAGCCTGCAGTGGGCCGCCCTCGATGATCTGCTGCTGCACCTGGCCCGCCGCCTGGCCGATCTCACCGGTCTGCTCAGCCTGATCACCCGCCCCCAGCGACCCAGCCCCCTGCTGCAGGCGGTGCGGCTCGTGCCCAGCGGCGACCGGCTGCTGGTGTTCCTCGTGCAGGGGCCCGACTTCAGCACCAGCCTCAACCTGCGCCTCGGCGCCGGCCTGGAGGAGGAGTTGCCGATCCTGGAGCGCTGGAGCAACCAGCAGCTCCGCGCCGGCGGCGACGGCCGCATCCCCTGGGAACGGCTGCCGGCGGAACTGCGCCGCAGCGGCGGACTGCTGCGCCAGGCCCTCGACAGCCACGGCCGCATCCGCAGCGAGGAGCTCGATGCCGTGGTGGCCGCCGGCCTGGGGGGACTGCTGGCCCAGCCCGAATTCCGCCACACCTCCAGCCTGCTGCCCGTGGTGCAGCTGGTGGAGCATGGCCCCCGCGCCCTGCTCGGGATCACCGGCGCCCAGGACCCGGTCGCGACCGATGCGATCTGGATCGGCACGGAACATCCCCATGCGGCCCTCGGCCAGTGCTCGGTGGTGCAGGCCACCTACCGCACGGGACACGGCGGCCGCGGCCAGGTGGGCCTGGTGGGTCCGATGCGGATGGCCTACGCCACCGCCCGCGCCGCGGTTCAGTCGGTGGCCTCGATTCTGGAGAGGCTGCTCAGCTGA
- a CDS encoding phytanoyl-CoA dioxygenase family protein gives MLPADYLTSLPLAERLHRQQPDLAGRIYSDPVLEFLRDGVVIFPQVLDPELLDRMDRDLEALPGLARTSQLHGMIGIDGKTEHYGARVLRNLSLLGITDLREAGPGLKLNDLHRYFEAARSLAFADPIIHFLDELFGSAPGLIQTLTFWKSSEQSLHQDFSYVHHHSRLGHLAAAWIPLEDISDRAGPLVYYKGSHRLEADQFYDWNGGGILASRDGDPRRAAGYGPYLEALIDAQGWTPSIYLPRRGDVLIWHGALIHGGTPMRDPSLTRRSYVCHYTAAAGHKAMARHRVGDGYDFSEPPTLPETMHPRSLPSRLVAAAGRRLKQLIAGGPVNA, from the coding sequence ATGCTTCCCGCCGACTACCTGACCTCCCTGCCTCTGGCGGAACGCCTGCATCGACAGCAGCCGGATCTGGCTGGCCGGATCTATTCGGACCCCGTGCTCGAGTTCCTGCGGGATGGGGTGGTGATCTTTCCGCAGGTGCTGGACCCGGAGCTCCTCGATCGGATGGACCGCGACCTCGAAGCCCTGCCGGGTCTGGCCCGCACCTCCCAGCTGCACGGGATGATCGGCATCGACGGCAAAACGGAGCACTACGGGGCCCGGGTTCTTCGCAATCTGTCGCTGCTCGGCATCACCGATCTCCGCGAGGCCGGCCCGGGGCTGAAGCTCAACGACCTGCACCGTTACTTCGAGGCGGCCCGCTCGCTGGCCTTCGCTGATCCCATCATCCACTTCCTCGATGAACTCTTCGGATCGGCGCCGGGGCTGATCCAGACGCTCACCTTCTGGAAGAGCAGCGAGCAGTCCCTCCACCAGGACTTCTCCTACGTGCACCACCACAGCCGCCTGGGCCACCTGGCCGCCGCCTGGATCCCCCTGGAGGACATCAGCGATCGGGCCGGACCGCTCGTCTATTACAAGGGCTCCCATCGGCTGGAGGCCGATCAGTTCTACGACTGGAACGGGGGCGGCATCCTCGCCAGCCGCGACGGCGATCCCCGCAGGGCGGCAGGCTACGGACCGTACCTGGAGGCCCTGATCGACGCCCAGGGCTGGACCCCGAGCATCTACCTGCCCCGGCGGGGGGATGTGCTGATCTGGCACGGGGCCCTGATCCACGGCGGCACCCCGATGCGCGATCCCAGCCTCACCCGCCGCTCCTACGTCTGCCACTACACGGCCGCCGCCGGCCACAAGGCCATGGCCCGGCACCGCGTCGGGGATGGCTACGACTTCTCCGAGCCCCCCACCCTGCCCGAGACGATGCACCCCAGGTCGCTGCCCTCCCGGCTGGTCGCCGCCGCCGGCCGCCGCCTCAAGCAGCTGATCGCCGGAGGGCCCGTCAATGCCTAA
- a CDS encoding SixA phosphatase family protein yields MASQSWELLLLRHGIAEERSPDRVDAERELTAAGRARTRAVLERAAGLGLRAGRLLSSPLARARQTGEIAREVGLAEGLELAQALEPGGDPLPLLPAWLSQAEGGAGAPCRLLLVGHEPDLGLLAARLLGAPPGAIALRKAGLALLRLPPVPAGAALAGTARLEWLVRPRLWLPRP; encoded by the coding sequence ATGGCGTCCCAGAGCTGGGAACTGCTGTTGCTGCGCCATGGCATCGCCGAGGAGCGCAGCCCGGACCGCGTCGACGCCGAGCGGGAACTCACCGCCGCCGGGCGGGCCCGCACCAGGGCCGTGCTGGAGCGGGCCGCCGGTCTGGGGCTGCGGGCCGGTCGCCTGCTCTCCAGCCCCCTGGCCCGGGCCCGGCAGACCGGGGAGATCGCCCGCGAGGTCGGGCTGGCGGAGGGCCTGGAGCTGGCCCAGGCCCTGGAGCCGGGGGGTGACCCCCTGCCCCTGCTGCCGGCCTGGCTGAGCCAGGCGGAGGGGGGCGCGGGGGCACCCTGCCGGCTGTTGCTGGTGGGCCATGAACCGGACCTGGGGCTGCTGGCGGCCCGCCTCCTGGGGGCGCCGCCCGGCGCCATCGCCCTGCGCAAGGCCGGCCTGGCCCTGCTGCGTCTGCCCCCGGTGCCGGCCGGGGCGGCGCTGGCCGGCACCGCCCGCCTCGAATGGCTGGTGCGGCCCAGGCTCTGGCTGCCCCGCCCCTGA
- a CDS encoding citrate synthase translates to MAAESTPEANDPQGTPPRPSPPAPATPTFRPGLEGVPATQSAVCDIEGQRGLLTYRGYPIEQLASHSSFLETAYLLIWGELPTIFQLREFEQEVQMHRRLSFRIRDMMKCFPATGHPMDALQASAASLGLFYSRRALYDPQYIVDAVVRLIAKIPTMVAAFQLIRKGQDPIQPRDDLAYSANFLYMLTEREPDPLAARIFDACLILHAEHSLNASTFSARVTASTLTDPYAVVASAVGTLAGPLHGGANEDVLDMLDQIGTTDQVEPWLDRAIAQKQKIMGFGHREYRVKDPRAVILQGLAEELFQRFGHDAMYDVALKLEEVAGRRLGPKGIYPNVDFYSGLVYRKLGIPRDLFTPIFAIARTAGWLAHWKEQLGANRIYRPSQIYTGPTERGWLPLESRPVPG, encoded by the coding sequence ATGGCGGCGGAGAGCACCCCAGAGGCCAACGACCCTCAGGGCACCCCTCCCCGCCCATCGCCACCGGCGCCGGCCACACCCACGTTCCGCCCTGGCCTGGAGGGGGTGCCGGCCACCCAGTCGGCCGTGTGCGACATCGAAGGCCAGCGGGGCCTGCTCACCTACCGGGGCTACCCCATCGAGCAGCTCGCGAGCCACAGCAGCTTCCTCGAAACCGCCTACCTGCTGATCTGGGGGGAGCTGCCCACCATCTTCCAGCTCAGGGAGTTCGAGCAGGAGGTGCAGATGCACCGGCGGCTCAGCTTCCGCATCCGGGACATGATGAAGTGTTTCCCGGCCACGGGCCATCCGATGGATGCGCTCCAGGCCAGTGCGGCCTCCCTGGGGCTCTTCTATTCCCGCCGCGCCCTGTACGACCCCCAGTACATCGTTGATGCGGTGGTGCGGCTGATCGCCAAGATCCCCACGATGGTGGCGGCGTTCCAGCTGATCCGGAAGGGCCAGGACCCGATCCAGCCCCGGGACGACCTGGCCTACTCGGCCAACTTCCTCTACATGCTCACCGAGCGGGAGCCCGATCCCCTGGCGGCACGGATCTTCGACGCCTGCCTGATCCTGCATGCCGAGCACAGCCTCAACGCCAGCACCTTCAGCGCCCGCGTCACGGCCAGCACCCTCACCGACCCCTACGCGGTGGTGGCCTCGGCGGTGGGCACCCTGGCCGGCCCCCTGCACGGCGGCGCCAACGAGGATGTGCTTGACATGCTCGACCAGATCGGCACCACCGACCAGGTGGAACCCTGGCTCGACCGGGCCATCGCCCAGAAGCAGAAGATCATGGGTTTCGGCCACCGCGAGTACAGGGTCAAGGATCCCCGGGCCGTGATCCTGCAGGGCCTGGCCGAGGAGCTCTTCCAGCGCTTCGGCCACGACGCCATGTACGACGTCGCCCTCAAGCTGGAGGAGGTGGCCGGCCGGCGCCTGGGGCCGAAGGGCATCTACCCGAACGTCGACTTCTACTCCGGTCTCGTCTACCGGAAGCTGGGTATTCCCCGCGACCTGTTCACCCCCATCTTCGCCATCGCCCGTACGGCAGGATGGCTGGCTCACTGGAAGGAACAACTGGGTGCCAACCGCATCTACCGTCCCTCGCAGATCTACACCGGCCCCACCGAGCGGGGCTGGCTCCCCCTGGAAAGCCGTCCGGTTCCTGGCTGA
- a CDS encoding proteasome-type protease, with protein MTYCLGFLLHSGLVFASDSRTNAGVDYISSYSKMHVLAPAPDRLFVLMAAGNLGTTQAVLNRIRRDIENHGAGPSPQWTRQDDPPAGPSMLTARYLFEVADYIGRLNVMVQKEFNPNLRQAGASGEASFILGGQIAGQPHGLYMIYPQGNAIMATDDTPFLQIGETKYGKPPLDYIGRPDLSLEDAARLCLVSEIVTRRSNLTVGPPFEIALLPRDAFKVTRHLKLEKDAPEIQHTMDVWARHMQEGLNKLPRFPWEHDPL; from the coding sequence ATGACCTATTGCCTCGGTTTCCTGCTCCACAGCGGCCTGGTGTTCGCCTCCGACTCCCGCACCAATGCGGGGGTCGACTACATCTCGAGCTACAGCAAGATGCATGTGCTGGCGCCGGCCCCCGACCGACTGTTCGTGCTGATGGCGGCGGGCAACCTGGGCACCACCCAAGCGGTGCTCAACCGGATCCGCCGCGACATCGAGAACCATGGCGCCGGCCCCAGCCCCCAGTGGACGCGCCAGGACGATCCGCCTGCGGGCCCGAGCATGCTCACCGCCCGCTACCTGTTTGAGGTGGCGGACTACATCGGCCGTCTGAATGTGATGGTCCAGAAGGAGTTCAATCCCAACCTGCGCCAGGCGGGTGCCAGCGGCGAGGCCAGCTTCATCCTCGGCGGACAGATCGCCGGCCAGCCCCATGGCCTCTACATGATCTATCCCCAGGGGAACGCGATCATGGCCACCGACGACACGCCCTTCCTGCAGATCGGCGAAACCAAGTACGGCAAGCCTCCCCTCGATTACATCGGCCGCCCCGACCTCTCCCTGGAGGATGCGGCACGGCTCTGCCTGGTGTCGGAGATCGTCACCCGGCGCTCCAACCTCACCGTGGGGCCGCCCTTCGAGATCGCCCTGTTGCCCCGCGATGCCTTCAAGGTGACCCGGCACCTGAAACTGGAGAAGGACGCTCCGGAGATCCAGCACACCATGGATGTCTGGGCCCGCCACATGCAGGAGGGGCTCAACAAGCTGCCCCGTTTCCCCTGGGAGCACGACCCCCTCTGA
- a CDS encoding AI-2E family transporter, translating into MLERLVLPPWLRFSLALPLLVLNLWVLRQLLVPLAPFPALFLTAALLGFLLDIPSRWLIQRGLPRALALLLVLGLSLSAVVLAALVLVPRLVEQLGDLVLALPGWLAEGETLLGQLQRWATERGLPTDFGGLSSDLITRTSKIASQLSQQVLGILGATVSITVNTVIVLVLAVFLLLGGEGIAKGLAEWLPSGTRALVLSTLDRTFRGYFAGQVVLALILSGAQSLVFTLLGIPYGVLFAVAIGFTTLIPYASALTIVGVSVLLALEDPRTGLEVLAVAISVGQVVDQVIQPRLMGSIVGLQPAWLLISLPIGARLGGLLGLGELLGLLLAVPVASCAKTFLDAWALRLRAEPFRDPPAPE; encoded by the coding sequence ATGCTCGAGCGGCTGGTCCTGCCCCCCTGGCTGCGGTTCTCCCTTGCCCTGCCCCTGCTGGTGCTCAACCTCTGGGTGCTGCGCCAGCTGCTGGTGCCCCTGGCGCCGTTCCCGGCCCTGTTCCTGACGGCGGCCCTGCTGGGCTTCCTGCTCGACATCCCCAGCCGCTGGCTGATCCAGCGGGGGCTGCCGCGGGCCCTGGCCCTGCTGCTGGTCCTGGGGCTGAGCCTCTCGGCGGTGGTGCTGGCGGCCCTGGTGCTGGTGCCGCGCCTGGTGGAGCAGCTCGGCGACCTGGTGCTCGCCCTTCCGGGCTGGCTGGCGGAGGGGGAAACCCTGCTGGGGCAGCTGCAGCGCTGGGCCACCGAGCGGGGGCTGCCCACCGATTTCGGCGGGCTGAGCAGCGATCTCATCACCCGCACCAGCAAGATCGCCTCCCAGCTCAGCCAGCAGGTGCTGGGAATCCTGGGGGCCACCGTCAGCATCACCGTCAACACGGTGATCGTGCTGGTGCTGGCGGTGTTCCTGCTGCTGGGGGGCGAAGGCATCGCCAAGGGATTGGCGGAATGGCTTCCCTCCGGCACCCGCGCCCTGGTGCTCAGCACCCTGGATCGCACCTTCCGGGGCTACTTCGCCGGCCAGGTGGTGCTCGCCCTGATCCTCAGCGGCGCCCAGAGTCTGGTGTTCACCCTGCTGGGGATTCCCTATGGGGTCCTATTCGCCGTGGCGATCGGCTTCACCACCCTGATCCCCTACGCCAGTGCCCTCACCATCGTGGGGGTGAGCGTGTTGCTGGCCCTCGAGGATCCGCGCACCGGCCTGGAGGTGCTGGCGGTGGCGATCAGTGTCGGCCAGGTGGTCGACCAGGTGATCCAGCCGCGGCTGATGGGGTCGATCGTGGGCCTGCAGCCGGCCTGGCTGCTGATCAGCCTGCCGATCGGCGCCCGGTTGGGGGGCTTGCTGGGCCTGGGGGAACTGCTGGGTCTGCTGCTGGCGGTGCCGGTGGCCAGCTGCGCCAAGACTTTCCTCGATGCCTGGGCCCTGCGCCTGCGCGCCGAACCGTTCAGGGATCCGCCGGCGCCGGAATGA
- the cysC gene encoding adenylyl-sulfate kinase encodes MTSPAKATNIVWHHSTVTRAARAHQRGHRSAILWFTGLSGAGKSTLANAVNSALFEQGLACYVLDGDNVRHGLCSDLGFSDADREENIRRIGEVAKLFLDAGVVVLTAFVSPFRADRQRARELVAAGDFLEIHCAADLAVCEQRDTKGLYAKARAGQIKEFTGISSPYEAPEAPELRVATGEQSLEDSVAQVMNELERRGIIPAPADP; translated from the coding sequence ATGACCTCGCCGGCCAAGGCCACCAACATCGTCTGGCACCACTCCACCGTGACCCGGGCCGCCCGGGCCCACCAGCGGGGCCACCGCAGCGCCATCCTCTGGTTCACGGGCCTGTCGGGGGCGGGGAAGAGCACCCTGGCCAATGCGGTGAATTCGGCCCTGTTCGAGCAGGGGCTCGCCTGCTACGTGCTCGATGGCGACAACGTCCGCCACGGGCTGTGCAGCGATCTGGGCTTCTCCGACGCCGACCGGGAGGAGAACATCCGCCGGATCGGTGAGGTGGCCAAGCTGTTCCTGGATGCCGGCGTGGTGGTGCTCACCGCCTTCGTCTCCCCCTTCCGGGCCGACCGTCAGCGGGCCCGGGAGCTGGTGGCGGCGGGTGATTTCCTCGAGATCCACTGCGCCGCCGACCTGGCGGTCTGCGAACAGCGGGACACCAAGGGGCTCTACGCCAAGGCCAGGGCCGGCCAGATCAAGGAGTTCACCGGCATCTCCAGCCCCTATGAGGCCCCGGAGGCCCCCGAGCTGCGCGTGGCCACCGGCGAGCAGAGCCTCGAGGACTCGGTGGCCCAGGTGATGAACGAACTGGAACGGCGCGGCATCATTCCGGCGCCGGCGGATCCCTGA
- a CDS encoding rhodanese-like domain-containing protein, producing the protein MDEPTPPAPPRSLSAMELQRRLEEGEPLRIVDVREDRELEEARLPHPVVHLPLSRSGEWIPELETLLDRQQPVVVLCHAGIRSWHFACWLMQEQGFGEVWNLQGGIDAWSREVDPRVPRY; encoded by the coding sequence ATGGACGAGCCGACCCCCCCGGCCCCCCCCCGCAGCCTCTCCGCCATGGAGCTGCAGCGGCGTCTGGAGGAGGGCGAGCCGCTCCGGATCGTGGACGTGCGGGAGGACCGGGAGCTTGAGGAGGCCCGCCTGCCCCACCCGGTGGTGCATCTGCCCCTGAGCCGCTCCGGCGAGTGGATTCCTGAGCTGGAGACCCTGCTCGACCGGCAACAGCCGGTGGTGGTGCTCTGCCATGCCGGCATCCGCAGCTGGCACTTCGCCTGCTGGCTGATGCAGGAGCAGGGCTTCGGCGAGGTCTGGAACCTGCAGGGGGGCATCGACGCCTGGAGCCGGGAGGTGGATCCCCGGGTTCCCCGTTACTGA
- a CDS encoding translation initiation factor, giving the protein MPKGGWREFSGPDSLERPEAASATTPKALQKVRVQRTRAGKGGKLVTAITGLEAAEAEARQLLKRLKATAGTGGTLKDGVIELQGDHVAAALAALEKDGYRPKQAGG; this is encoded by the coding sequence ATGCCTAAGGGGGGCTGGCGGGAGTTCAGCGGGCCGGACAGCCTGGAGCGGCCGGAAGCCGCATCGGCGACGACGCCCAAGGCCCTCCAGAAAGTGCGGGTGCAGCGCACCCGGGCGGGCAAGGGGGGGAAGCTGGTCACCGCCATCACCGGTCTGGAGGCGGCCGAGGCCGAGGCGCGCCAGCTGCTCAAGCGACTTAAGGCCACCGCTGGCACCGGCGGCACCCTCAAGGACGGGGTGATCGAACTGCAGGGCGACCACGTGGCCGCCGCCCTGGCCGCCCTGGAGAAGGACGGCTACCGACCGAAGCAGGCGGGGGGGTAG